Proteins found in one Aneurinibacillus uraniidurans genomic segment:
- a CDS encoding sensor histidine kinase yields MKSKFSMILLLVGATMLFGELKFQPFHSEFRISFGSAFFFFALIWVREIPILLTSVLTGSAVVGFRIFLDFIFPAHPFSVHDSVLTHLPTLAFYMAFGLIMWFGRAWRYLQQPIRLAMIGVAADFLGNVTELIVRKSLTYGYFYVPVVWQDEYFLLILAFVRSFLIVGFFNIIEIRHLREIHEEQQLRFEKLLMIGSDLHVEALYLKKMMGHIEQVTRNGYHLYRDVKQYEAYGVLPKEELPLSRRALFIAEEVHEIKKDSQRILSGMSKIIQQEEAASRLGLRDILRLVLNANDKYARMLGKKIQFFADIQVALVTEEVYSLLSVLNNLLSNAVEAIEEEGRIMLRIRREGNMFMFAVTDSGSGIAEGEEDYIFNPGYTTKYDEQGNASTGIGLAHARHIVEQLGGTLTVNRGQAPEVTTFIVRLPVEVLRKREEETV; encoded by the coding sequence GTGAAAAGCAAGTTTTCCATGATTTTGTTGCTGGTTGGCGCCACAATGCTGTTCGGAGAGCTCAAGTTTCAGCCATTCCATAGTGAATTTCGTATTAGTTTTGGTAGTGCCTTTTTCTTTTTTGCGCTTATCTGGGTTCGTGAAATTCCGATTTTGCTGACGTCTGTGTTGACAGGAAGTGCCGTAGTCGGATTCCGAATTTTTCTTGATTTTATTTTTCCCGCTCATCCGTTCTCTGTGCACGACAGTGTGCTGACTCATCTGCCTACCCTGGCATTTTATATGGCGTTTGGATTGATTATGTGGTTCGGTCGGGCCTGGCGTTATTTGCAGCAGCCGATTCGTCTAGCTATGATCGGGGTTGCGGCTGATTTTTTAGGAAATGTGACCGAATTAATCGTCCGCAAGAGTTTGACGTACGGCTATTTTTATGTGCCGGTTGTCTGGCAGGATGAATATTTTCTCCTCATTTTGGCTTTTGTCCGTAGTTTTCTCATTGTTGGTTTCTTTAATATTATTGAAATCCGGCATTTGCGAGAAATTCACGAAGAGCAGCAGCTTCGGTTTGAGAAATTGCTGATGATTGGGAGTGATCTCCATGTGGAAGCGCTCTATCTAAAGAAAATGATGGGTCACATTGAACAAGTGACCCGCAACGGCTATCATCTGTATCGCGACGTAAAGCAGTACGAAGCATATGGTGTGCTGCCAAAAGAAGAGCTTCCACTATCACGCCGTGCATTATTTATTGCCGAAGAAGTACATGAGATTAAAAAAGACTCTCAGCGCATCTTAAGCGGCATGAGTAAAATCATTCAACAGGAAGAAGCAGCAAGCAGGCTCGGATTGCGGGATATTCTTCGTCTTGTGCTGAATGCCAATGATAAATATGCTCGTATGTTAGGGAAAAAAATACAGTTTTTTGCAGATATTCAAGTTGCGCTCGTAACAGAGGAAGTATACTCCCTTCTATCAGTGCTAAATAATTTGTTATCCAATGCAGTCGAGGCCATTGAAGAGGAAGGGCGGATTATGCTTCGGATACGACGTGAGGGAAATATGTTTATGTTCGCTGTAACGGACAGTGGGAGTGGGATTGCTGAGGGAGAGGAAGACTATATTTTTAATCCAGGCTATACGACAAAATATGATGAACAGGGCAATGCATCTACAGGGATTGGACTCGCTCATGCCCGACATATTGTCGAGCAGCTTGGTGGTACGCTCACAGTGAACCGTGGACAGGCCCCTGAAGTTACGACATTTATTGTACGCCTTCCAGTTGAAGTGCTGCGCAAAAGAGAGGAAGAAACCGTATGA
- a CDS encoding D-alanine--D-alanine ligase → MATKQRVGIIYGGKSSEHEVSIHTAHSIIQAVDKERYEVLPIYVDVTGKWVQGPWVTDVPEKAEELRYTLDQHQAPDVFTLAEQVDVIFPVIHGPNGEDGTLQGMLELLDVPYVGSGVLGSSLGMDKVMMKEVFASAGLPQGAYRSFLRSELHADMDGICDRIVEELGLPCFVKPANMGSSVGISKAKDRDGLIEALKFAARFDRKVIVEEFIAGRELEIAVLGNDNPAASVVGEIIFGNEFYDYEAKYKSNNTRLDIPALVPDSVVTRMKELSVKAFLALDCSGLSRVDFFWNEERDMLYINEINTLPGFTPFSMYPMMWKAAGVEYAELIDRLIGFAIERYTEKKENELVAEKFME, encoded by the coding sequence TTGGCAACGAAACAAAGAGTAGGAATCATCTACGGAGGCAAGTCAAGCGAGCATGAGGTGTCGATTCATACGGCGCATTCGATCATTCAAGCGGTCGATAAGGAACGATATGAGGTGTTGCCGATCTATGTAGATGTGACGGGGAAATGGGTGCAGGGACCATGGGTGACGGATGTGCCGGAGAAGGCAGAAGAATTGCGCTATACACTTGATCAGCATCAAGCGCCAGATGTATTTACCCTGGCAGAACAGGTAGACGTAATTTTTCCGGTTATTCACGGCCCGAACGGAGAAGATGGTACGCTACAAGGGATGCTTGAGCTGCTTGATGTACCATATGTTGGTTCTGGTGTTCTCGGTTCTTCCCTTGGTATGGATAAAGTAATGATGAAAGAAGTATTTGCGAGTGCGGGTCTACCGCAGGGCGCATACCGTAGTTTTCTGCGCAGTGAGCTTCATGCAGATATGGACGGTATTTGCGACCGTATCGTAGAAGAACTTGGTCTGCCGTGCTTTGTGAAGCCAGCCAATATGGGATCAAGTGTCGGCATTAGCAAGGCAAAGGACCGGGATGGCTTGATTGAGGCATTGAAATTTGCCGCACGTTTTGACCGGAAAGTGATTGTCGAGGAATTCATCGCTGGCCGCGAATTGGAAATTGCCGTGCTTGGCAACGACAATCCAGCAGCTTCTGTTGTCGGGGAGATTATTTTCGGCAATGAATTTTATGATTATGAAGCGAAATACAAAAGTAACAATACCCGCCTTGATATTCCAGCACTTGTGCCGGATTCAGTGGTGACACGCATGAAGGAGCTGTCTGTGAAGGCGTTTCTTGCTCTTGATTGTAGCGGGTTATCCCGTGTTGATTTCTTCTGGAATGAAGAACGCGATATGCTTTATATTAATGAAATTAATACGCTGCCAGGCTTTACGCCATTCAGTATGTATCCGATGATGTGGAAGGCGGCAGGCGTAGAATATGCTGAACTGATTGATCGTCTGATCGGGTTTGCGATTGAGCGTTATACCGAGAAGAAAGAAAATGAACTGGTAGCTGAGAAGTTTATGGAATAA
- a CDS encoding response regulator codes for MRFRFFIIDDDPSSRKMLHNAIEYEDLGDIVGEAEDGFGAEPTILMKKCDIVLIDLLMPKQDGIETIERLREMGYEGKFIMISQVEHKDMVAEAYSKGIEYFIHKPINRIEVLSVIKKVMEHIKLERSLQGIRHTLSFLDMSSQQGEPSRKERGGRSFTQSVLADFGIVGESGSRDLVNLIEYLLKKHRQESIRDFPALKDMFTEYATYIEAEDVQREVKAMEQRIRRAVARALQNLASLGLEDYSNPKFELYASKYFDFTDVRQKMREIEQNEEGSRVRLNVKKFIFTLYLETKENV; via the coding sequence ATGAGATTTCGTTTTTTTATTATCGATGATGATCCATCTTCACGTAAGATGCTGCATAACGCGATTGAGTACGAAGATCTGGGTGACATTGTCGGGGAGGCCGAGGATGGATTTGGGGCAGAACCTACAATTTTAATGAAAAAGTGTGACATTGTCCTCATTGATTTGCTTATGCCCAAGCAGGATGGCATTGAAACGATCGAACGTTTGCGGGAAATGGGCTATGAAGGTAAGTTCATTATGATTTCGCAAGTCGAGCATAAAGATATGGTGGCGGAAGCGTACAGCAAAGGGATCGAATATTTTATTCATAAGCCGATCAATCGGATTGAGGTGCTATCTGTCATTAAAAAAGTGATGGAGCACATTAAGCTTGAACGCTCACTGCAAGGCATTCGGCATACGCTTTCATTTCTGGATATGTCATCGCAGCAGGGTGAACCAAGTCGCAAGGAGCGAGGCGGTCGTTCGTTTACCCAAAGTGTGCTTGCAGATTTTGGAATAGTTGGAGAATCTGGCAGCCGCGATCTTGTTAATTTGATTGAATATTTACTCAAGAAGCATAGACAGGAGAGCATCAGGGATTTTCCGGCACTTAAGGATATGTTTACAGAGTATGCGACCTATATAGAAGCAGAGGATGTGCAGCGGGAAGTAAAGGCGATGGAGCAGCGTATTCGTCGCGCTGTCGCACGGGCACTGCAGAATCTCGCTTCGCTTGGGCTTGAAGATTATAGCAATCCGAAATTCGAGCTGTATGCATCGAAATATTTTGATTTTACCGATGTGCGTCAGAAGATGCGGGAGATTGAGCAGAACGAAGAAGGATCGCGCGTCCGACTGAATGTGAAGAAGTTTATTTTCACGTTATATTTAGAGACAAAAGAGAATGTGTAA
- a CDS encoding LysR family transcriptional regulator, with protein MDLKTLKTFQMIVNYGSFNRAAEEMNYAQSTVTMQIQKLESSLGVQLIERGKKIRLTEAGRLFHEKSLQIIKNMEQLQTDLSDLQLGEAGNIRLGVTEPTGSYRLPSILERFLSHFPKIRVDVDFANTSTLSDRLLNGDIDLALCSTPDLGAPLHFEPLFKEEFAIVLPENHSLAQKAVIVPDDIQEHRLLITSATCPYRRKLEMTLQESGNMPLNTMEVGSMTALKYYVASGLGIALVPKIILQRIPPGTTVRTISGSFIDMTFGILCNTSEYPLTSAGLKLYQFLKQELHEQSTCS; from the coding sequence ATGGATCTCAAGACATTAAAAACTTTTCAAATGATCGTGAATTATGGAAGTTTCAATCGTGCAGCCGAAGAAATGAATTATGCTCAATCTACCGTCACGATGCAAATTCAAAAACTAGAATCCAGCCTAGGTGTTCAGTTGATCGAGCGCGGAAAAAAAATTCGATTAACGGAAGCTGGCAGATTGTTTCATGAAAAAAGTCTACAAATTATTAAGAACATGGAGCAATTACAAACAGACCTATCGGATTTGCAATTGGGCGAAGCAGGAAATATTCGTTTAGGGGTGACGGAGCCAACTGGCAGCTATCGATTGCCTAGTATTTTAGAACGATTTTTATCTCATTTTCCTAAAATACGTGTCGATGTTGATTTTGCAAACACATCAACATTAAGCGATCGACTTCTCAATGGTGATATTGATTTAGCACTATGCTCTACACCCGATCTAGGAGCTCCTCTCCATTTTGAACCTTTATTTAAAGAAGAGTTTGCGATCGTACTGCCAGAAAACCATTCGCTTGCTCAAAAAGCAGTGATAGTGCCCGATGATATTCAAGAACATCGTCTGCTCATTACGTCAGCAACCTGCCCGTACCGCCGAAAACTTGAAATGACATTACAGGAATCAGGGAATATGCCACTAAATACGATGGAAGTAGGAAGTATGACCGCTTTGAAATATTACGTCGCAAGTGGATTAGGTATCGCCCTTGTTCCAAAAATCATTTTGCAACGAATTCCTCCAGGAACCACGGTACGGACGATAAGCGGCAGTTTTATCGACATGACTTTCGGTATCCTCTGTAACACATCAGAATATCCGTTGACATCGGCAGGCTTGAAACTTTATCAATTTCTCAAGCAGGAACTTCATGAGCAATCGACATGCTCGTAA